A region of the Nocardia asteroides genome:
ATCGGAAGTACCAGCGCGGCGGGAGCATCTGCCGGAACCGCCGGCTTGACCGGCGCGACCGGAGCGATGCGCCGGTATCCCGTGCCGACCGGGGGCCGGGTGTCCACTTCGCCCTTGTTCGGCCAGTACGCCGCCGCGCGCTCGGCCTGCGCGGTGATCGTCAGCGAGGGATTGACGCCCAGGTTGGCCGAGACCGCCGCACCGTCGACGACGCTGAGCGTGGGGTAGCCGTACACGCGGTGGTAGGCGTCGATCACGCCCTGCTGAGCGTCGGCTCCGATCACCGCGCCGCCGAGGAAGTGGGCCGTGAGCGGGATATTGAAGATCTCGCCCCAGCTGCCGCCCGCGATGCCGCCGATCTTCGCCGCGACCCGCCTGGTCACGTCGTTGCCGACGGGAATCCACGTCGGATTGGGCTCGCCGTGGCCCTGTTTGCTGGTGAGCTTGCGGCCGAACAAGCCCCGCTTGGTGTAGGTGGTGATCGAATTGTCCAAGTGCTGCATGACCAGCGAGATGATTGTTCGCTCGCTCCAGTTCTTGGTGCTCAGGAAGCTGAGCAGGTCCATCGGATGCCGCAACACCATGCCCAGGAAGCGCAGCCAGCGCGGGATGCGGCCGCCGCCGTCGACCATGAGCGTCTGGAGCAGGCCCATGAAGTTGGAGCCTTTGCCGTAACGGACGGGCTCGATGTGCGTGTCCGGGGTGGGATGGATGGACGAGGTGATCGCGACGCCCTTGGTGAAGTCTTGGCCCGGCTTCACCTTCTTGGTGGCCGCGCCGACGATCGATTCCGAGTTGGTGCGCGTCAGCACGCCGAGTCGATCGGACAGATCGGGCAACACGCCTTTGTCACGCATGGCGAACAGCAACTGCTGGGTTCCGCGTGTGCCCGCGGCGAGCACGACGTGCGCGGCGGTGAACGTGCGCGGCTGCTTGCGTATCCAGGCGCCGGTGCGGGCGGTGGACACGTCCCAGGTGCCGTCGGGGTGTGGACGCAGCTCGGTGACAGTCGTCATGGGAATGACCTCGGCGCCGGCCTTCTCGGCCAGATAGAGGTAGTTCTTCACGAGGGTGTTCTTCGCGCCGTACTTGCAGCCCACCATGCAGTCGCCGCATTCGACGCAACCGGTGCGCTCGGGGCCGGCCCCGCCGAAGTACGGGTCGGGCACGGTCTTTCCCGGTTCGCCGAAGAACACGCCGACGGGGGTCTGCACGAAGGTGTCGCCGACGCCCATGTCGTCGGCCACGGCCTTGAAGACTTCGTCGGCGGGCGTCATGTGCGGATTGCGTACCACGCCGAGCATCTGCTGCGCTCGTTCGTAGTACGGGGTCAGTTCGTCGCGCCAGTCGGTGATGTCACGCCACTGCGCGTCCTGGAAGAACGGCTCCGGCGGCACGTAGAGAGTGTTCGCGTAGTTCAACGACCCGCCGCCGACACCGGCGCCGCCGAGGATCAGCACGTTGCGCAGCGGATGGATGCGCTGGATCCCGTAACAGCCGAGCGCGGGCGCCCAGAGAAACTTCTTCACGTCCCAGCTGGTCTTGGGCAGCTCGTCGTCGGCGAAGCGCCTGCCCGCCTCCAGCACGCCGACTTTGTACCCTTTCTCCACCAGCCGGAGCGCGGTGACGCTGCCGCCGAACCCCGAACCGACGATCAGCACGTCGTAATCCGTCGTCCGCTGGTCCATGTGGAACTCCTCGATCGTGTCGCCAGTGACTCGGATAACACTACTCTCGGGTAAGTAACGGTTCGCAAGTCGGCCGGAACCGGCCCCATCGGTCTGATAATCGGTTCGCCGACGGTCCCTCGTCCCGGTGTAGAGCGGTGCTCTCAACAGTTGACATCGCTCTCTGGAGCGCGCATGGTTTCTGCTATGCCGACCACACCCCGCGCCCGCGCCAGGGCCCAGACCATGGACGACATCATCCGGATCGGGCGAGAACACCTGGCGACAGACGGCGCCGCGGCACTGTCCCTGCGTGCGGTGGCGCGTGATCTCGGCGTGGTTTCCTCGGCCGTCTACCGCTACGTCCGCAGTCGCGACGAGCTGCTCACCATGCTCGTAGTGGACGGTTACAACGCACTCGGTGACGCGGTTGACAACGCGCTGGCCGAGGCAGGGGACGCGCCGATCGATAGGCTGCGGGTCCTCGGGCGCACGGTGCGGGGGTGGGCGCTGGCCGAACCCGCCCGCTATGGGTTGCTGTTCGGCACCCCGGTTCCCGGCTACGACGCGCCCGCGGCCGAGACCGTCGCACCGGGCACCCGGGTGATCGCCACGATGCTGACGCTGTTCGCTCACGCCTACGGAGCGGACGAACTCACGGCCCCTATCAGGGAACCGCGGATATCCGCTTCTCTCGCGGACAATTTCGGGCGGATCCGTGACGAATTCCGGCTCGAATTGCCGGACTGGCTGGTCGTCCGCGGCGTGACCTTCTGGGTCGGCCTGTTCGGTGCGGTGAGCGCGGACGTCTTCGACATGTACGGCCCCGACACCTTCACCGATCGCGACGAGCTGTTCGAACTGCAACTCGACGGACTGCTGGACATGCTGGGGCACCGCGGGTGATCGGCAACCGGGACAACGGGGGAGTCCGCGGCCGAGCACAACGGCGTGTGTTGGGATGGAACGCGTGACGATGCCAGGCGAACCGTCTGCGGTACCCGACCTGAGCGCCGCGACCGCGTGGGCGCGTCGGATGGGTATGCGCATTCCTCTGGTCAACGCGCCGATGGGCGGCGTGGCGGGCGGGCGGCTCGCCGCAGCGGTGACCGCGGCCGGCGGACTCGGCATGATCGGGATGGGCAGCGCCGGGTCGGTTCGCGCGCTGGAACTGGAGTTGCCGCACCTGGGCGGCGTCGAAGGCCCGTTCGGCATCGGGCTGGTCGATTGGGTCGTCGCCAGGGAACCACGACTGCTGGAGGTCGCGATCGAAGCACGTCCCGCGCTGATCTCGGTCAGCTTCGGCGAGAACCTGGATTGGGCCGCCCGGGTCGCGGCCGCGGGGATCGCCTCGGCCACCCAGGTCTACAGCGGGCAGGACGCGCGGCGTGCGCAAGACGCGGGCATCGGCGTCCTCGTGGCCCGTGGCGTGGAGGGCGGCGGGCACGGCGCCGTGAACGCGGCGCTGCTCCCGCTCCTCGACGAGGTGCTGGACGTGGCCTCGGTCCCGGTGCTCGCGGCCGGCGGCATCGGCGCACCGCGGGATCTCGCCGCCGTCCTTCGCGCCGGGGCGAGCGGCGCATGGCTCGGTACCTGCCTGGCGGCCTGCACGGAATCGCTGCTGTCGGATGCGGGCAGGCAGGCACTGCTCGACGCCCGCGGCACGGACACCGTGCTCACCCGCGCCTACGACGTGGGGATGGAACTGCCCTGGCCCGCGCGATTTCCCGCGCGGGTGCTGCGCACCGGATTCACCGATCGGTGGACCGGACGGGAAGAAGAACTCGCGACGGATCGGTCGGCCAAACACACGCTCGCCGCCGCGCTCGCCGTGGACGATCCGAAGACCGCGCCGATCGACGCGGGGGAGGGCGTCGGAATGATCACCTCCGTGGAACCGGCGGCGCGGGTGCTCGAACGGCTGTGGTCGGGTGTGACCGGTCCGGTCGGGAGCTGAGCGGTTCAGTCCTCACTGCTGGTCCGATCGCCGAGGTAGCGGATCAGAGCCGGATCGGCGGACACCACCCGCTCCACTTCCTCGCCGCCGGTGCACTGGTAGAGCGCGACGGTGACCGAACCGGATCGGCGGCCTGTCACCCGCCAGACCCCACCCGAATCGGTCCAGCGCCGCAGGGTCGCGACGGGATCGTCGGTCATCGTCCACCTCCACTCGGTGGTCTACCCGCCTTCGGCTTCCGTGTCACCGCGGCACGGTGACGGGGTCGGAGCAGCTGGCGGGCCCGTCGACGAACGAGCAATCCTTCGGCGTCCGCGTCGGTCGATAGTCCGGCGCGACGCCACCGGCTCGCGTGATAGCCGTGTACGCGGCCACCGCGTCCGTCGGCTTGCGCGTCAGTGCCGGATCGGTGAGAACGTCGACGGTGTAAAGGCCGAAACGTGGTGTGTAGGAACCCCACTCGTAGTTGTCGGTGAGACTCCAGTAGTTATAGCCCATCAAATTCATGCCGTCGGCTTTGGCGCGCTGGAGCCAGTAGACGGTGTCGCGGAGCGAGTCGGCGCGCCCGTAACCGTCCGCACGCGGTAGGCCGTTCTCGGTGGGCATGCCGTTCTCGACGATATAGAGCGGCTTTCCGGGGAACTGGCGCGAATAGTGCTGCAGCGCATAGTAGATGCCTTCTGGCTGCATCGGGTTCTTCCACAGCTCGGTGAAGTTCACGGTGGTGGTGAGAGTGTCGGGGGAGAGGCCGTAGTAGTAATCGATGCCGATGTAGTTGAGCTTGGCGCCGATCTTGTCCACCAGTGGCTTGTTCACCAAGTCCTCGGCGCCCGGGATGTAGGCGACGTTGCTGGTCACCATGGCGTCGGGCTGCACCCGGTGGATGTGGTCGTAGATGCTGTTGTGCGCCAGCGCGATTCGATCCTGCATCGCCGGCGCCGCGGTGGGCGGAAGTCCGCCGTGTCGCAGTTCGTTCACCAAGTAGAAGGTCGGCTCGTTGAAGGTTACCCACAAGGGCCGGTACGGGGCGTAGCGATCGACGACGGCGCGCGCGTTGGCCAGCCAGTCCTCGACGATGCCCGGGTTGTTCCAGCCGCCGCGGTCGACCGCCCAACCCGGGTAGACCCAGTGGTCGATCGTGAGCATGGGACGCATGCCCGCGGCGGTGATCGCCGCGACGAGATCGTCGTAGAACTTCAGTCCGTCGGGGTCCCACTTGCCCGGCTCGGGCTGGAGGCGAGCCCACTCGATGCCCACGCGGTACACCTTGACGCCCAGGCCCGCCGCCAAGGCGATGTCCGAGCGATAGCGCGTGTAGAAGTCGATCGAATCCCGGTAGGGGTCCGTCGTTTTCCCGGACGCGACGTAGCGAGACCAGTTGCTGTCCGGGGCGTGGCCCTCCGATTGGTATCCCGACGCGGCGACGCCCCAGAGAAAGTCCGGGCCCATCGGTGCGACCACAGGGGGTGGCGCGGGCCGGGCGGCCGCCGGAGCGGCTCCTGCGAGAAATACCGCGGTGACAGCCACGACGGCAGCCAAGGCGTGGCGGCGATGTGAACGCATCGAACTCCTGTTGCCGGAGTGGTGACCGGTACGCGTGGACCTCGGGCGCACTGGGCGGAGAGTGGATACCACGGGGGACAGGGTAACTGGTCACTTGTCCGTTTTCCTGAAGTCGGGGAGGGGTTATAGGGAGCGGGCGAGTAGGCGTGCCTGAAGCTGGTCGAGGAAAGTGCGATGTGGCCGTCTCGGGATAGCCGGTCGAGAAGCGCCTGAATTTATATGTCGAAACGTAGATATGCGCATCTAACAATGCCAATCCCACAAACAAACACCACGCTGTGAAACAATCGTTTCAACACCCAAAAAGCCTGGATCGGGCAACTACTTACCGAGCTTGCTGCTCGAGCGTGGATGTCTGTGCGCACCCCATACGATGCAACGAATCGACCGCCGCCGCTGCTATCGGCAGCGCCGGGCGGTCGTGCGGGAAGGACACAGTGGGAACAGACAGGCCCGTGCGCGCATTGGACAGCGGGGTCGCGCTCGAAGTGCTGAGCGATGGTCTGCGCCGAGCCGAGTGGCCACAGGCCGATGCGGTGTTACGGCAGGCCGGTCCGGCGGTGTGGCCGGAGTTGACCGACTTGGTCGTGGGCGGCGCGGACGACAGTGCGCAACGGGCGGGCGCTGTACTCGGATTTCCCCGTGTCACCGACGAAGTCCGGCTGCAAGTAGCGCACCTGCGAGACGAGGATCCGGACGCGCGCCGCCTCAGCGCGGAGGTACTCGGACATCGCGGCGGCGATGCTGCATTGCCTTACGCGCGCGTGCTGGCCACGATGTTCGACGATCCGTATCCGGGTGTGGTGGCCGCAGCCGTGGGCGCCTTCGCGGACATCGGCCGCGCGGCGGTCCCGATCCTGCGGGAAGTCCGGCGCTCGGCTCGCCGCTCGCGTCGTGCGGCACTGGCCGCCCTCGTTGAGATCGGCTGGGATACACTCGATCCCATTGATGCTCGGGTGGCGGCACGTCTGGTTGCCGCCAAGATTCGCGCCGAGATCGCTCAACCGTTCTATCCCAACGGGGAGTGGTACGCGCTGCGCACCGACGACCGCGCCGCGGTGCTGCGCGCATTCGGGCTGTCCGATCCGGTGCCCATCACGATGCGCGCCGGATTCGAACGCTGGCAGTTCCGCCCCACCCCCGGAAGCTGGCTCATCGATGACTTCAGCGGTCACCGCCGGTGCGCCCAGATGTTCGTCTCCCCGGTTCTCGATGGCTGGACCCTGGTCTTCGGCACGCCCAAGAGCATGATCAGAAAACACGACGAGACGTCCATCGAGGACGAGCACGTTGCCCAGCAACGCCGATGTGTGGAGCTGAGCCGGCAGTTCGGCACCGTCTACTGGTACGTCCAGGTCGAGAACGGAGGCTGTGGCGACTGGATGGGCTGGTGTTCGGCCGAGCAGGAGTCGCTGATCCGCTACTACCACCACGATTTTCACGAAGGTGAGGTCGAGGCCGGCGAGCCCTTGGCTGCCGAGGCAGGCTTGCACACCCCCGATGGCAGTGGGCTTCTGGGAAGGATTCAGCAACACCTGCCCCACGAACAGGCGATGTACCTGCTGCTCACCATGCCTGAATACGACCCGGACGCCGAGGGGGAGAATTCGAGTCAGGAAGCGCTGGCGGCGCTGGGCGAATGGCGCGAAGAAGTACGGGCCCACCTTGCGGACGTGGGTGTTGAACTACTGCCGGGTCGAAGCGCCGCCATCATCGCCGAGCGTACGACCGTCGGGCTCGGTCAACTCGGGCCCCACACCTCGGTCCAGGGCCACGGAGTCCTTGGGCTGACCGATTGTGGAAGGCAGTGGGGGCATCGTGGCGCATTCCCGCTATAACTGTGGCCGGACCGGATCGGACCGTTTCCTTCCTCCGGAAGTAGGTGGTATCGGGGAGGCGGCGGTGACAATCGAGATGGGCAGGCGCCCGCGTCAAGTCGAGGAAGAACCGGGCGGGCTGTCGAGGGGGCATCGGGATGGGAAGACGACGTGGTCGCCGCGGATCGGATGCGGCGGCGTTGATGTTCATGGCTGCCATCGCCGCGCTGGTGGTTGCACCCAAGATCGCGGACATCGCCGCACGGCAAGCCGCGGCGCTTGCTTCTGTCGGGGCCTGTGTTCTGGCCATTGCTGCCGTCGCCGCCGTGCTGACGGCGCGGCATCGCCGCCAGGTGCGTGCTCGCGATGACGCGCGGCTGCTGGTGGCGCTGCGGCAGAACTCGCTGAGTCCCTCCGAGTTCGAGGAAGCGCTGGCCGCGTTGTGCCGCCGCGACGGCTGCACCGATGTCCGGGTGGTCGGCGGATCCGGTGATCTAGGCGCCGACGTGATCGCGCGGGCACCGGACGGTCGCCGAATCGTCCTGCAGGCCAAGCGTTACCACAACGGCCGCAGCGTGGGCAGCCAAGACGTCCAGCGCTTCGGTGGGACCGCGCACACCATCCACGGCGCCGACGTGGCGGCCGTGGTGACCACCGCGCATGCGTTCACCCCGCAAGCACGCGCGTACGCGGCCAAGGCCAGGATCTTGCTCATGTCGGCAAAAGAGCTCGCAGCGTGGGAATCGCAGACCGGGCCGAGTCCCTGGAACTGAAACCGAGAAACCAGAGTGCCCGAGAAACGATTGATCTCTGGGACGTTTGCAACCCGCTCAGGTCGAACGCCGCTCAGGTCAGCGACACCAGCCGGTGCGTGTGCGGCCGCGGCATGGCAGAACGTCTGCGGACGGCCCTCGACGGCGCGACCGGTCAAGCGGGGGCGGTGGCACAATCGGGCCGAGCTTCAACGCATGGCGAGAGCTGGCCGCGAACATCATCGTCACCGACGCCGTTCGGATGTGCCGCCCCAGTGACCAAGTTCTGATTCGGGGGCGATCAGCAGGGGGCCTCCGGTGGACTCGACCCAGGTGTGAAGCATGGCGGCTCACACGTTGCTCGTTTGTCGGTCGGTTTCCTGTGCCCGTCATTGTCGACTACGTGAAACCTATACCGGCCCATCGTCATTGAGCGAGGGTAAGTCGTCCATCCAAAGCTCCACGGGGATGGACCTGTGGCAGGGCATGAGTGTCGGCCGCGTTCACCGATCGAAGCCGCGGAAGACACCGTCGTCGTCGACGCTGCCGGCGTAGTCCTCGAAGTCCACGTTGGAGAGGAGGAAGTTGGCCTCGACCTCGGCCATCGCGATCGGTGCGATCCGGAACACCGCGTCGCCGTCCTCTCGAACATCCTCGCCGCTGGTATCGACCACCAGCAGTGGGTGCTCGGGGTCGGTCATCGTGGTGGTGTCGGCGAGGAACACATAGGTCTGGCCATCGATCAGATCACCTAGATCGGCGGGCGTCAGCCCGTCGAAGGTCACGTCGTCGACGGGTGTCAGCTCTGTCATCGTGTCTTCGTCGTAGGACGCGATGACCGCCGCGAGGGTTTGGGCCCACGCCGCGTCGTCGGTGAAGTCCGTACGCACCAGAAGCGATTCGCCCTCGGGCAGAGATCGTGCCATAGGCCCGATTGTGCACCCCTACCGCGAGGGAGGGTCGGGCGACCCACGCCCCACAGGCCGTAACCGGGGCTATCGGGGGGCCGTGATCGTAGATCGGGATGTTCCATCTCTCGCGCGTCCAGTCGCTGGCGATACCGAGATCCAGATCAGGCATTGTTGGGGTGGCGCGTCGCGCTGGCTCGGCGTGCCTCTTGGG
Encoded here:
- a CDS encoding TetR/AcrR family transcriptional regulator; amino-acid sequence: MPTTPRARARAQTMDDIIRIGREHLATDGAAALSLRAVARDLGVVSSAVYRYVRSRDELLTMLVVDGYNALGDAVDNALAEAGDAPIDRLRVLGRTVRGWALAEPARYGLLFGTPVPGYDAPAAETVAPGTRVIATMLTLFAHAYGADELTAPIREPRISASLADNFGRIRDEFRLELPDWLVVRGVTFWVGLFGAVSADVFDMYGPDTFTDRDELFELQLDGLLDMLGHRG
- a CDS encoding nitronate monooxygenase → MPGEPSAVPDLSAATAWARRMGMRIPLVNAPMGGVAGGRLAAAVTAAGGLGMIGMGSAGSVRALELELPHLGGVEGPFGIGLVDWVVAREPRLLEVAIEARPALISVSFGENLDWAARVAAAGIASATQVYSGQDARRAQDAGIGVLVARGVEGGGHGAVNAALLPLLDEVLDVASVPVLAAGGIGAPRDLAAVLRAGASGAWLGTCLAACTESLLSDAGRQALLDARGTDTVLTRAYDVGMELPWPARFPARVLRTGFTDRWTGREEELATDRSAKHTLAAALAVDDPKTAPIDAGEGVGMITSVEPAARVLERLWSGVTGPVGS
- a CDS encoding GMC family oxidoreductase codes for the protein MDQRTTDYDVLIVGSGFGGSVTALRLVEKGYKVGVLEAGRRFADDELPKTSWDVKKFLWAPALGCYGIQRIHPLRNVLILGGAGVGGGSLNYANTLYVPPEPFFQDAQWRDITDWRDELTPYYERAQQMLGVVRNPHMTPADEVFKAVADDMGVGDTFVQTPVGVFFGEPGKTVPDPYFGGAGPERTGCVECGDCMVGCKYGAKNTLVKNYLYLAEKAGAEVIPMTTVTELRPHPDGTWDVSTARTGAWIRKQPRTFTAAHVVLAAGTRGTQQLLFAMRDKGVLPDLSDRLGVLTRTNSESIVGAATKKVKPGQDFTKGVAITSSIHPTPDTHIEPVRYGKGSNFMGLLQTLMVDGGGRIPRWLRFLGMVLRHPMDLLSFLSTKNWSERTIISLVMQHLDNSITTYTKRGLFGRKLTSKQGHGEPNPTWIPVGNDVTRRVAAKIGGIAGGSWGEIFNIPLTAHFLGGAVIGADAQQGVIDAYHRVYGYPTLSVVDGAAVSANLGVNPSLTITAQAERAAAYWPNKGEVDTRPPVGTGYRRIAPVAPVKPAVPADAPAALVLPIVEIRKTPAAG
- a CDS encoding family 1 glycosylhydrolase, translated to MRSHRRHALAAVVAVTAVFLAGAAPAAARPAPPPVVAPMGPDFLWGVAASGYQSEGHAPDSNWSRYVASGKTTDPYRDSIDFYTRYRSDIALAAGLGVKVYRVGIEWARLQPEPGKWDPDGLKFYDDLVAAITAAGMRPMLTIDHWVYPGWAVDRGGWNNPGIVEDWLANARAVVDRYAPYRPLWVTFNEPTFYLVNELRHGGLPPTAAPAMQDRIALAHNSIYDHIHRVQPDAMVTSNVAYIPGAEDLVNKPLVDKIGAKLNYIGIDYYYGLSPDTLTTTVNFTELWKNPMQPEGIYYALQHYSRQFPGKPLYIVENGMPTENGLPRADGYGRADSLRDTVYWLQRAKADGMNLMGYNYWSLTDNYEWGSYTPRFGLYTVDVLTDPALTRKPTDAVAAYTAITRAGGVAPDYRPTRTPKDCSFVDGPASCSDPVTVPR
- a CDS encoding restriction endonuclease, whose amino-acid sequence is MGRRRGRRGSDAAALMFMAAIAALVVAPKIADIAARQAAALASVGACVLAIAAVAAVLTARHRRQVRARDDARLLVALRQNSLSPSEFEEALAALCRRDGCTDVRVVGGSGDLGADVIARAPDGRRIVLQAKRYHNGRSVGSQDVQRFGGTAHTIHGADVAAVVTTAHAFTPQARAYAAKARILLMSAKELAAWESQTGPSPWN